Proteins found in one Pseudoxanthomonas sp. SL93 genomic segment:
- a CDS encoding DEAD/DEAH box helicase, with the protein MPGQTSLLRHLETEASLLPSRTGDGTALAARLAAKYHDRVTGTFLIPGREGSYAELPGDLPPALARALRMRGIERLYSHQAEAWQQAQAGAHLAVVTPTASGKSLCYTLPVVASALSRKGKALYLFPTKALAQDQVAELLDLSKAGELGLKAFTFDGDTPGDARQAIRLHGDIVVSNPDMLHQAILPHHTKWAQFFENLRYVVIDEVHTYRGVFGSHVANVLRRLKRVCAFYGSTPQFIVCSATIGNPQAHAEALLELPVHAITESGAPTGDKHVLLWNPPVVNPDLGLRASARSQSNRIARLAIKAGLKTLVFAQSRTMVEVLTKYLKDVFDHDPRKPARIRAYRGGYLPTERRDAERAMRDGRVDGIVSTSALELGVDIGSLDAVVLNGYPGSIAATWQRFGRAGRRQQASLGILVASSQPLDQYVVRHPEFFADSPPEHARIAPDQPMILLDHVRCAAFELPFLAGEPFGPVDPSPFLQLLDEDSVVHREGDRYEWIADSYPANAVSLRSVADGNFVVVDRTDGRQVIIAEVDFSAAPLTLYEGAIHMIQSTPYQVERLDWEGRKAYVTRTHVDYYTDAIDYTKLKVLERFDGGIAGQGTCHHGEVHVVRRVAGYKKIRYYTHENIGYGPVNLPDQEMHTTSLWWQLPPALLESAFESRQEALDGFLGAAYALHIAATVAVMAEGRDLQKAVGDGDGAWFALPDTKGRGQLRGTESQVLSPVSGERFVPTVYLYDNYPGGIGLSEPLWRRQRELVHRASQLVSACDCKAGCPACVGPVLAVDEDAATTPRALATRVLQLLDAA; encoded by the coding sequence ATGCCTGGCCAGACGTCCCTGTTGCGACACCTTGAAACGGAAGCATCGCTGCTTCCTTCGCGTACCGGGGACGGCACCGCATTGGCGGCGCGCCTGGCCGCGAAGTACCACGACCGGGTGACCGGGACATTCCTCATCCCGGGCCGTGAAGGCTCCTATGCCGAACTGCCCGGCGACCTGCCGCCGGCGCTCGCCCGGGCCTTGCGCATGCGTGGCATCGAACGGCTGTATTCGCACCAGGCCGAGGCCTGGCAGCAGGCGCAGGCGGGCGCGCACCTGGCGGTGGTCACGCCGACCGCATCGGGGAAGTCGCTGTGCTACACGCTGCCGGTGGTGGCGTCGGCGCTGTCGCGCAAGGGCAAGGCGCTGTACCTGTTCCCGACCAAGGCGCTGGCGCAGGACCAGGTGGCCGAACTGCTGGACCTGAGCAAGGCGGGCGAGCTGGGACTGAAGGCCTTCACCTTCGACGGCGATACCCCGGGGGATGCGCGCCAGGCGATCCGGCTGCATGGCGATATCGTGGTCAGCAACCCGGACATGCTGCACCAGGCCATCCTGCCGCACCACACCAAGTGGGCGCAGTTCTTCGAGAACCTGCGCTACGTGGTGATCGACGAAGTGCACACGTACCGCGGCGTGTTCGGCAGCCACGTGGCCAACGTGCTGCGGCGCCTGAAGCGGGTGTGCGCGTTCTACGGCAGCACGCCGCAGTTCATCGTCTGCTCGGCCACCATCGGCAATCCACAGGCGCATGCGGAAGCGTTGCTGGAACTGCCCGTGCATGCGATCACCGAATCCGGCGCGCCCACCGGCGACAAGCACGTACTGCTGTGGAATCCGCCGGTGGTCAATCCCGACCTGGGCCTGCGGGCATCCGCGCGCTCGCAGAGCAACCGCATCGCGCGGCTGGCGATCAAGGCCGGCCTGAAGACGCTGGTGTTCGCGCAGTCGCGCACGATGGTGGAAGTGCTGACCAAGTACCTGAAGGACGTGTTCGACCACGACCCGCGCAAGCCGGCGCGCATCCGCGCGTATCGCGGCGGCTACCTGCCCACCGAGCGCCGTGACGCCGAGCGCGCGATGCGCGACGGACGCGTGGACGGCATCGTCTCCACTTCCGCGCTGGAGCTGGGCGTGGATATCGGCAGCCTGGACGCGGTGGTGCTGAACGGGTATCCGGGTTCCATCGCGGCGACCTGGCAGCGCTTCGGCCGCGCCGGGCGCCGCCAGCAGGCGTCGCTGGGCATCCTGGTGGCCAGTTCGCAGCCGCTGGACCAGTACGTGGTGCGGCATCCGGAGTTCTTCGCCGACAGCCCGCCGGAGCACGCGCGCATCGCGCCCGACCAGCCGATGATCCTGCTGGACCACGTGCGCTGCGCAGCGTTCGAACTGCCATTCCTCGCCGGCGAGCCGTTCGGGCCGGTGGATCCGTCACCGTTCCTGCAGCTGCTGGACGAGGACAGCGTGGTGCATCGTGAAGGCGACCGCTACGAGTGGATCGCCGACAGCTATCCGGCCAACGCGGTCAGTCTGCGCTCGGTGGCGGACGGCAACTTCGTGGTGGTCGACCGCACCGATGGTCGCCAGGTGATCATCGCCGAAGTGGATTTCAGCGCCGCGCCGCTGACGTTGTACGAAGGCGCGATCCACATGATCCAGTCCACGCCGTACCAGGTGGAGCGGCTGGACTGGGAAGGGCGCAAGGCCTACGTCACCCGCACCCATGTGGACTACTACACCGACGCGATCGACTACACCAAGCTGAAGGTGCTGGAGCGTTTCGACGGCGGCATCGCCGGGCAGGGCACGTGCCACCACGGCGAGGTGCACGTGGTGCGGCGCGTGGCCGGCTACAAGAAGATCCGCTACTACACGCACGAGAACATCGGCTACGGCCCGGTGAACCTGCCGGACCAGGAGATGCACACCACCAGCCTGTGGTGGCAGCTGCCGCCGGCACTGCTGGAGTCGGCGTTCGAATCGAGGCAGGAAGCGCTGGATGGCTTCCTCGGCGCCGCCTACGCCCTGCACATCGCCGCCACCGTCGCCGTGATGGCCGAAGGCCGCGACCTGCAGAAGGCGGTAGGCGACGGCGACGGTGCCTGGTTCGCCCTGCCGGACACGAAGGGCCGCGGACAGTTGCGGGGAACGGAAAGCCAGGTGCTGTCGCCGGTATCGGGCGAACGTTTCGTGCCCACCGTCTACCTGTACGACAACTATCCCGGCGGCATCGGCCTGAGTGAACCGCTGTGGCGGCGACAGCGCGAGCTGGTACACCGTGCCTCGCAGCTGGTGTCGGCGTGCGACTGCAAGGCGGGCTGTCCCGCGTGCGTGGGGCCGGTGCTGGCGGTGGACGAGGACGCCGCCACCACACCGCGCGCATTGGCCACGCGCGTGCTGCAGCTGCTGGATGCCGCATGA
- a CDS encoding response regulator, with translation MPLNGHSLGPVRILLVEDSYEDAELLMEQLLDAGLDASFTRVEDGASLRASLRDETFDLVLSDLDLPGFSGFQALEILKQHDPSMPFVFFSGTIGEEAAVNALQKGASDYVLKHNPVRLPSAVARAIREARSERERERAERELMRSQRLDCLAMLAAGLSHDLRNILQPLLIVPDLLSTYSDDPKILRLGAVISESGKRGHEMADSMLSFVRGSRKASESISVASLFRAVQLLLQGSLTRKVQLDVVMPPEDLLIEGNYTEFQQCLINLCLNGIQAMAENGGRLLLSAERVTDEQGGDSVVVRVQDAGTGMDEATQQQLFTPFFTTKSTGTGLGLMSCKRIVEAAKGRIVVESEVGRGTTFQIHLPVHAPVDAHADPHHDFLDGEGRRILLVDGDATRLSLLGNALASQGYDPMMALDGAQALQQTARDGMPALAVIDQDIMLISAADVLASLRNAGFSGPVVLLQDHPEAVTAAGCHAVITKPVQVNELFTIIEEALGTRA, from the coding sequence GTGCCATTGAACGGCCACTCACTGGGTCCCGTGCGCATCCTGCTGGTGGAGGATTCGTACGAGGATGCCGAACTGCTGATGGAACAGCTGCTCGACGCCGGGCTGGATGCGTCGTTCACGCGCGTGGAGGATGGCGCCAGCCTGCGCGCCAGCCTGCGGGACGAGACCTTCGACCTGGTGCTGTCCGACCTGGACCTGCCGGGGTTTTCCGGTTTCCAGGCGCTGGAGATCCTGAAACAGCACGATCCGTCCATGCCGTTCGTGTTCTTCTCCGGCACCATCGGCGAGGAAGCCGCGGTCAACGCGCTGCAGAAGGGCGCCAGCGACTACGTGCTGAAGCACAACCCCGTGCGCCTGCCGTCGGCGGTGGCGCGCGCCATCCGCGAGGCGCGCAGCGAGCGTGAGCGCGAACGCGCCGAACGCGAACTGATGCGTTCGCAGCGGCTCGACTGCCTGGCGATGCTGGCGGCCGGCCTGAGTCACGACCTGCGCAACATCCTGCAGCCGCTGCTGATCGTGCCGGACCTGCTGTCGACCTACAGTGACGACCCCAAGATCCTGCGCCTGGGCGCGGTGATCTCCGAGAGCGGCAAGCGCGGGCACGAGATGGCCGATTCGATGCTGTCGTTCGTGCGCGGGTCGCGCAAGGCCAGCGAGAGCATCAGCGTGGCGTCGCTGTTCCGCGCCGTGCAGCTGCTGCTGCAGGGCAGCCTGACGCGCAAGGTGCAGCTGGACGTGGTGATGCCGCCCGAAGACCTGCTGATCGAGGGCAACTACACCGAGTTCCAGCAGTGCCTGATCAACCTGTGCCTCAACGGCATCCAGGCGATGGCGGAGAACGGCGGACGGTTGCTGCTGTCGGCCGAGCGCGTCACCGATGAGCAGGGTGGCGACAGCGTGGTGGTGCGGGTGCAGGATGCAGGCACGGGGATGGACGAAGCCACGCAGCAACAGCTGTTCACCCCGTTCTTCACCACCAAGTCCACCGGTACCGGACTGGGCCTGATGTCGTGCAAGCGCATTGTCGAGGCGGCCAAGGGCCGCATCGTGGTGGAAAGCGAAGTAGGGCGCGGCACCACCTTCCAGATCCACCTGCCGGTGCACGCGCCGGTCGATGCCCATGCCGATCCGCACCATGATTTCCTGGATGGCGAGGGACGTCGCATCCTGCTGGTGGACGGCGATGCGACCCGTCTGTCGTTGCTGGGCAATGCCTTGGCCAGCCAGGGCTATGACCCGATGATGGCGCTGGACGGCGCGCAGGCGTTGCAGCAGACCGCACGCGACGGCATGCCCGCCTTGGCCGTGATCGATCAGGACATCATGCTGATCTCGGCGGCCGACGTGCTGGCCTCACTCCGCAATGCGGGTTTCAGTGGGCCTGTGGTGCTGTTGCAGGATCATCCCGAAGCGGTGACGGCCGCCGGTTGCCACGCGGTCATCACCAAGCCGGTGCAGGTCAACGAACTTTTCACCATCATCGAAGAAGCGCTGGGGACGCGGGCCTGA
- a CDS encoding patatin-like phospholipase family protein, producing MTRGFPRWLMAALLMVPLQSLAQASAESVAAPTTVADARPRTCLVLGGGGARGAAHIGLLKVLERERIPVDCIVGTSMGAIVGGLYATGYTADEIEAVLDRIDWNAVLRDKPPRNERSMRRKEDDLRLLGGAEVGLRDGKISFPRGIIQGQKLEMLLRRLLLPAWEVQDFDDLPIPFRAIATDIVTGEKVVFEQGDLAMAIRASMSVPGVFAPVRVDGRLLVDGGVVDNVPIDEPRKLGGQRLIVSRVGSPLMTEEQLSSPLAISHQMANVLMKKEVEAQIATLGTEDLLITPALGDMGSQDFNRSPQAVAVGQQAAEQSLAALQRYRVDEDAYARFAQRHRPPAYEAPIVAFVDVVRGGTRTARYVEQRMAQHVGKPLDVPQVERQLANAYGEGRYEQLQWRLAEREGRHGIVVAPQDKHWGPDFIHFALRLSDDFDGYSNYQLIAEMTRTGLSEQGGELKFRLGLGEVEELFAEWYQPMGARGRHAVSAYADYRATDQDLALYGHGAFAQLRYSQWLGGLRCVFAASGLGGRIVRGARPGAAAPGRGRSVGAGQLSRLARQPGRAAPARFDRQLRIPAPRTSSLADPPAVPVLTGIGHRRQRQSAAVGRGVVARREPLAGRVASQFVARWGCIVGHLRVPRWAGKPVGLSGGGHLRAADCTGAHGLLPPRGACRLTAVDSGLSGRKPGVGRLLAPS from the coding sequence ATGACACGAGGGTTTCCCCGTTGGTTGATGGCCGCGTTGTTGATGGTCCCCCTGCAGAGCCTGGCGCAGGCATCGGCGGAATCCGTTGCCGCGCCGACCACCGTGGCGGATGCACGCCCGCGCACCTGTCTGGTGCTGGGGGGCGGTGGTGCGCGTGGCGCCGCGCATATCGGCCTGCTGAAGGTGCTGGAGCGCGAGCGCATTCCAGTGGACTGCATCGTGGGTACCTCGATGGGCGCTATCGTCGGCGGTCTGTATGCCACCGGCTACACCGCCGACGAGATCGAGGCCGTGCTGGACCGCATCGACTGGAATGCCGTGCTGCGCGACAAGCCGCCGCGCAACGAGCGCAGCATGCGCCGCAAGGAAGACGACCTGCGCCTGCTGGGTGGCGCGGAAGTGGGGCTGCGCGACGGCAAGATCTCTTTCCCGCGCGGCATCATCCAGGGCCAGAAACTGGAAATGCTGCTGCGCCGGTTGTTGCTGCCGGCCTGGGAGGTACAGGATTTCGATGACCTGCCCATTCCGTTCCGGGCCATCGCCACCGACATCGTCACTGGCGAAAAGGTGGTGTTCGAGCAGGGCGATCTGGCGATGGCGATCCGCGCCAGCATGTCGGTGCCCGGGGTGTTCGCCCCGGTAAGGGTGGACGGGCGGCTGCTGGTGGATGGGGGCGTGGTCGACAACGTGCCCATCGACGAACCCCGCAAGCTGGGTGGGCAGCGGCTGATCGTGTCGCGGGTGGGTTCGCCGCTGATGACCGAAGAACAGCTCAGCTCGCCACTGGCGATCAGCCACCAGATGGCCAACGTGCTGATGAAGAAGGAAGTCGAAGCGCAGATCGCCACGCTAGGTACGGAGGACCTGCTGATCACGCCGGCACTGGGGGACATGGGCAGCCAGGATTTCAACCGCTCTCCCCAGGCCGTGGCCGTGGGGCAGCAGGCAGCGGAACAGTCATTGGCTGCCCTGCAGCGTTACCGCGTGGACGAGGATGCGTACGCACGGTTCGCGCAGCGCCACCGGCCACCGGCTTATGAGGCGCCCATCGTGGCATTCGTCGATGTCGTGCGCGGTGGCACGCGCACGGCGCGTTATGTCGAGCAGCGGATGGCGCAGCATGTCGGAAAGCCTCTGGATGTCCCGCAGGTCGAGCGCCAGTTGGCCAACGCCTACGGCGAAGGCCGCTATGAACAACTGCAATGGCGACTGGCCGAACGCGAGGGGCGCCATGGCATCGTGGTGGCACCGCAGGACAAGCACTGGGGCCCTGACTTCATCCATTTCGCATTGCGGCTGTCGGATGATTTCGACGGCTACAGCAACTACCAGCTGATCGCCGAGATGACCCGTACCGGCCTGAGTGAGCAAGGCGGGGAACTCAAGTTCCGGTTGGGCTTGGGTGAGGTGGAGGAACTGTTCGCCGAGTGGTACCAGCCCATGGGCGCGCGCGGTCGCCATGCAGTCTCGGCCTATGCCGACTATCGCGCCACCGATCAGGACCTGGCGCTGTACGGCCATGGTGCGTTTGCGCAGTTGCGCTACAGCCAGTGGCTGGGCGGGTTGCGCTGCGTATTCGCCGCATCCGGACTGGGAGGGCGCATTGTTCGTGGAGCGCGGCCAGGAGCGGCTGCGCCTGGACGTGGGCGATCCGTCGGTGCTGGGCAACTATCGCGCCTCGCTCGGCAGCCTGGGCGTGCAGCTCCGGCACGATTCGATCGACAGCTCCGCATTCCCGCGCCACGGACATCGTCTCTCGCTGATCCACCAGCAGTTCCTGTCCTCACTGGGATCGGACACCGCCGCCAGCGTCAGTCGGCTGCAGTGGGACGGGGCGTGGTCGCACGGCGAGAACCGCTGGCTGGGCGGGTTGCGAGCCAGTTCGTCGCACGATGGGGATGCATTGTTGGCCACTTACGGGTTCCTCGGTGGGCTGGGAAACCTGTCGGGCTATCCGGAGGAGGGCATCTTCGCGCCGCAGACTGCACTGGCGCGCATGGTCTATTACCGCCGCGTGGCGCATGCCGACTCACTGCTGTCGATTCCGGTCTATCTGGGCGGAAGCCTGGAGTGGGGCGGCTTCTGGCGCCGTCGTGA
- a CDS encoding L,D-transpeptidase: MSELAGRKSTRRRTWRLACVALAMLAGSAMAAVPFWGARESSPVQTAPSALKPGEWVWNASAAPAGPIAVVVSLTEQRAYVYRNGVLIGTTTVSTGRQGHETPTGVFTILQKDKDHHSSIYNQAAMPYMQRLTWGGVALHAGGLPGYPESHGCVHLPSAFAAELFAVSPMGMTVVIAEQGRSPEDLVHPAALAPLAPGSGEPVATPLLEQGQAWRWQPELSLQGPVSIILSGADRRIVVLRNGVEIGRAGITLRDPATPLGTHVYVLKQADATQAAGGTWSAIGVPGNTAEEGRVLDKHAIDRVSVPPAFVQQVAAQLPAGTTLLVTDHPMLPGEHAAPRAVLDSEPADSSH; the protein is encoded by the coding sequence ATGAGCGAACTTGCTGGCCGCAAGAGCACACGCCGAAGGACCTGGCGCCTCGCCTGCGTGGCGCTGGCCATGTTGGCCGGGTCGGCGATGGCGGCCGTTCCGTTCTGGGGCGCGCGTGAATCCAGTCCCGTGCAGACCGCGCCGTCGGCGCTGAAGCCGGGCGAATGGGTGTGGAACGCCTCCGCGGCGCCGGCTGGCCCGATCGCCGTGGTGGTCAGCCTGACCGAACAGCGCGCCTACGTGTATCGCAACGGCGTGCTGATCGGCACGACCACGGTCAGCACCGGGCGCCAGGGCCACGAGACGCCGACAGGTGTCTTCACCATCCTGCAGAAGGACAAGGACCACCATTCCAGCATCTACAACCAGGCGGCCATGCCGTACATGCAGCGGCTGACCTGGGGCGGCGTCGCGCTGCATGCGGGCGGCCTGCCGGGGTATCCGGAATCGCATGGCTGCGTGCACCTGCCGTCGGCGTTCGCCGCGGAACTCTTCGCCGTCTCGCCGATGGGCATGACGGTGGTGATCGCCGAACAGGGACGCTCACCGGAAGACCTGGTGCATCCCGCCGCGCTCGCGCCGTTGGCGCCGGGCAGCGGCGAGCCCGTGGCCACGCCGCTGCTGGAGCAGGGCCAGGCGTGGCGCTGGCAGCCCGAGCTGTCGTTGCAGGGGCCCGTGTCGATCATCCTGAGCGGCGCCGACCGTCGCATCGTGGTGCTGCGCAATGGGGTGGAAATCGGTCGTGCGGGCATTACGTTGCGCGACCCTGCCACGCCGCTCGGCACGCACGTCTACGTGTTGAAGCAAGCCGACGCCACGCAGGCGGCGGGGGGTACCTGGAGTGCGATCGGCGTACCGGGCAACACGGCCGAAGAAGGGCGCGTGCTGGACAAGCATGCGATCGACCGTGTCAGCGTGCCGCCCGCCTTCGTGCAGCAGGTGGCCGCGCAGTTGCCGGCGGGCACCACGTTGCTGGTGACCGATCACCCCATGCTGCCTGGCGAACACGCCGCACCGCGCGCGGTACTCGATTCGGAACCCGCCGACAGCAGCCACTGA
- a CDS encoding trimeric intracellular cation channel family protein — protein sequence MLHVLYIVAIIAEAMTAALVAGRKQMDWFGVCVVASITALGGGTVRDVLLGHYPLTWIRHPEYLVVTVVAALAVAFIAPYMRRLRKVFLTLDAVGLVVFTIIGCNVALALELPLLIVVVAGMVTGCAGGVLRDLLCGQVPLLFQKELYASVSLLTGALYLALGRTPLLHDAVVAIAMVVGFVVRMLAIRYEWNMPRFVYRSEWD from the coding sequence GTGCTGCATGTCCTGTACATCGTGGCGATCATCGCCGAGGCCATGACGGCGGCGCTGGTGGCCGGACGCAAGCAGATGGACTGGTTCGGCGTCTGCGTGGTGGCATCCATCACCGCGCTGGGCGGTGGCACCGTCCGCGACGTGCTGCTGGGGCATTACCCGCTGACGTGGATCAGGCATCCGGAATACCTGGTGGTGACGGTGGTGGCGGCACTGGCGGTGGCTTTCATCGCGCCCTACATGCGTCGCCTGCGCAAGGTGTTCCTGACGCTGGACGCGGTGGGGCTGGTGGTCTTCACGATCATCGGCTGCAACGTCGCGCTGGCACTCGAGCTGCCGCTGCTGATCGTGGTGGTGGCCGGCATGGTGACCGGCTGCGCAGGCGGCGTGCTGCGCGACCTGTTGTGCGGCCAGGTGCCGCTCCTGTTCCAGAAGGAACTGTATGCCAGTGTTTCCCTGCTGACCGGCGCGCTGTACCTGGCACTGGGGCGGACGCCACTGCTGCATGACGCGGTGGTGGCCATCGCGATGGTGGTCGGGTTCGTGGTACGCATGCTGGCGATACGCTACGAATGGAACATGCCACGCTTCGTCTACCGTTCCGAATGGGATTGA
- a CDS encoding ribonuclease H-like domain-containing protein yields MSISLEKLQRLRHQAGQGATPRRVGIDTARDAFATADVPPPPPPHDPLPALRRMLGLREKALPRPPLHARDRALPGQEIAPGVLLLEQVLPFDDVPVHVDGTFARCDPMPTAGMLLFDTETTGLSGGTGTRAFMIGASDFVPGGLRVRQLLITHLSAEPAMLRAFAGWLGEDTRLVSYNGRCYDAPLLATRYRLARMGTPLAGIDHLDLLFPTRRRYRGVWENCRLATIERNALGIVREDDLPGSEAPGAWLQYLRGGDAGLLRRVLLHNFQDVVTLARLLVHLAEGPPDAGIDTLPGLRPEKRETD; encoded by the coding sequence ATGAGCATCAGCCTGGAAAAGCTGCAGCGGCTGCGCCACCAGGCGGGGCAGGGTGCCACGCCGCGCCGGGTCGGCATCGACACGGCACGGGATGCGTTCGCCACGGCGGATGTGCCGCCGCCGCCGCCGCCGCATGATCCGCTGCCGGCGCTTCGTCGCATGCTGGGCCTGCGCGAAAAAGCGCTGCCGCGCCCGCCGCTGCATGCCCGTGACCGGGCGCTGCCCGGCCAGGAAATCGCGCCGGGCGTCCTGCTGCTGGAACAGGTGCTGCCCTTCGATGACGTGCCGGTGCACGTGGACGGCACGTTCGCGCGCTGCGACCCGATGCCCACGGCCGGCATGCTGCTGTTCGACACGGAGACCACGGGCCTCTCCGGTGGCACCGGCACGCGCGCCTTCATGATCGGTGCGTCGGATTTCGTGCCGGGCGGATTGCGTGTCCGCCAGCTGCTGATCACCCATCTTTCCGCCGAGCCGGCGATGCTGCGCGCGTTCGCCGGCTGGCTGGGCGAAGACACACGCCTGGTCAGCTACAACGGCCGCTGCTACGACGCCCCGCTGCTGGCAACGCGTTATCGGCTGGCGCGGATGGGCACGCCGCTCGCCGGCATCGATCACCTCGACCTGCTGTTCCCCACGCGTCGCCGTTATCGCGGCGTGTGGGAGAACTGCCGGCTGGCCACCATCGAGCGCAATGCACTGGGCATCGTGCGGGAGGATGACCTGCCGGGCTCGGAAGCACCGGGCGCCTGGCTGCAGTATCTGCGCGGTGGCGACGCCGGCCTGCTCAGGCGCGTGCTGCTGCACAACTTCCAGGACGTGGTGACGCTGGCGCGGCTGCTCGTGCATCTGGCCGAGGGCCCGCCGGATGCTGGCATCGACACACTGCCCGGTCTGCGGCCGGAGAAGCGCGAAACCGACTGA
- a CDS encoding response regulator, whose product MSDIRTILLAEDSPADAEMAIDALRDANLANPIVHVEDGVEAMDYLMRRGAYKDRAEGLPAVLLLDIKMPRMDGLEVLQAIRAEDSLKHLPVVILSSSREESDLARSWDMGVNAYVVKPVDIEQFFLAVKTLGRFWAVINEIPNKG is encoded by the coding sequence ATGAGCGACATCCGCACCATCCTGCTGGCCGAAGACAGTCCGGCCGATGCCGAAATGGCGATCGACGCGCTGCGCGATGCCAACCTGGCCAATCCCATCGTGCATGTCGAGGATGGCGTGGAGGCGATGGATTACCTGATGCGCCGCGGTGCCTACAAGGATCGCGCCGAAGGCCTGCCGGCGGTGCTGCTGCTGGACATCAAGATGCCGCGCATGGATGGCTTGGAAGTACTGCAGGCGATCCGCGCGGAGGATTCCCTGAAGCACCTGCCGGTGGTGATCCTGTCCTCGTCGCGCGAAGAGAGCGACCTGGCCCGCAGCTGGGACATGGGCGTGAATGCCTACGTCGTGAAGCCGGTGGACATCGAGCAGTTCTTCCTGGCGGTGAAGACGCTGGGGCGCTTCTGGGCCGTCATCAACGAAATTCCCAACAAGGGTTGA
- a CDS encoding ATP-binding protein — MTEHSARYAWGKWRLPAMGVLILLIVVAPVIMLQQLSRTNLAAADAVAHTHQVEATVLALALDVREVESSAMLIALGVDHPLARERLVTGRASMPEKFKALVELTTDNPEQLVLVGRLRELVDARLEVIDQLLVAPENYRGVVVAPLATRFPIRGLLNQILDNERALLAQRTHDSMKQRQRADWLRMAALGAQLLLLSLVLMSLGRQVARRLAAEKQTAQASQRAMVVLDTVREPIVLLDAEQHIQMHNTAFAELYGLAPGQKAGSLDELGNAWQDRVMRQRLGDVLARGRELWDYELQQDTADGLRRTVLVNARRMPLPEGEDHAVLVTVSDISLQKTAQQEIAALNQQLEGKIEQVSEVNRELEAFSYSVSHDLRAPLRHVAGFSDKLSRHLGDAADEKSRHYLEVIGNSARRMSQLIDDLLVYSRLGRSALRLQAVDMQSLVAEARAMLDANASSDGSTTRVEWRIAPMPIVVADENMMRQVWGNLLGNAVKYSSQRERAVIEVGHELQDDGSHHFSVRDNGAGFDMAYAGKLFGVFQRLHKASDFPGTGIGLASVRRVLSRHGGRIWAESTPDQGATFHFTLPAALDASPSRERNA; from the coding sequence ATGACGGAACATTCCGCCCGCTACGCCTGGGGCAAATGGCGATTGCCCGCGATGGGCGTGCTGATCCTGCTGATCGTCGTGGCCCCGGTCATCATGCTGCAGCAGCTGTCGCGGACCAATCTGGCCGCCGCCGATGCCGTCGCCCACACCCACCAGGTGGAAGCGACCGTGCTCGCGTTGGCGCTGGATGTCCGCGAGGTGGAGTCTTCCGCCATGCTGATCGCACTGGGTGTGGACCATCCCTTGGCGCGCGAGCGGCTGGTCACCGGCCGGGCTTCGATGCCGGAGAAATTCAAGGCGCTGGTCGAACTGACGACCGACAATCCCGAGCAGCTGGTGCTGGTCGGCCGCCTGCGCGAACTGGTGGACGCGCGGCTGGAGGTCATCGACCAGCTGCTGGTGGCGCCCGAGAATTACCGGGGTGTAGTGGTGGCGCCGCTGGCCACCCGTTTCCCGATACGCGGCCTGCTGAACCAGATCCTGGACAACGAACGCGCGCTGCTGGCGCAGCGGACGCATGACTCCATGAAGCAACGCCAGCGGGCAGACTGGCTGCGGATGGCTGCCCTGGGCGCCCAGCTGCTGCTGCTGTCGCTGGTACTGATGTCGCTGGGCCGCCAGGTGGCACGCCGGCTGGCGGCCGAGAAGCAGACCGCGCAGGCCAGCCAGCGCGCGATGGTGGTGCTGGATACCGTGCGCGAACCCATCGTGCTGCTGGATGCCGAGCAGCACATCCAGATGCACAACACCGCCTTCGCCGAACTGTACGGGCTGGCGCCCGGCCAGAAGGCCGGCAGCCTGGACGAGCTGGGCAACGCCTGGCAGGACCGCGTGATGCGGCAGCGGCTGGGCGACGTGCTGGCGCGTGGCCGCGAGCTGTGGGACTACGAACTGCAGCAGGACACCGCCGACGGCCTGCGCCGCACCGTGCTGGTGAATGCACGCCGCATGCCGCTGCCGGAAGGCGAGGACCACGCCGTGCTGGTGACGGTCAGCGACATCTCGCTGCAGAAGACCGCACAGCAGGAAATCGCCGCGCTCAACCAGCAACTGGAAGGCAAGATCGAACAGGTGTCGGAAGTGAACCGCGAGCTGGAAGCCTTCAGCTATTCGGTATCGCACGACCTGCGCGCGCCGTTGCGCCACGTGGCCGGTTTCTCCGACAAGCTGTCGCGCCACCTGGGCGACGCTGCGGACGAAAAGAGCCGCCATTACCTGGAGGTCATCGGCAATTCCGCGCGCCGCATGTCGCAGCTGATCGACGACCTGCTGGTCTATTCCCGCCTGGGCCGCAGCGCGCTGCGCCTGCAGGCCGTGGACATGCAGTCGCTGGTGGCCGAGGCGCGCGCCATGCTGGATGCCAATGCATCGTCCGATGGCAGCACCACGCGGGTCGAGTGGCGCATCGCGCCGATGCCCATCGTGGTGGCCGACGAGAACATGATGCGGCAGGTGTGGGGCAACCTGCTGGGCAACGCGGTGAAGTACAGCAGCCAGCGCGAGCGCGCGGTGATCGAGGTCGGCCACGAACTGCAGGACGATGGCAGCCACCACTTCAGCGTGCGCGACAACGGCGCCGGCTTCGACATGGCCTATGCCGGCAAGCTGTTCGGCGTGTTCCAGCGCCTGCACAAGGCCAGCGACTTCCCCGGCACCGGCATCGGCCTGGCCAGCGTGCGCCGCGTGCTGAGCCGCCATGGCGGCCGCATCTGGGCCGAATCCACGCCTGACCAGGGCGCCACCTTCCACTTCACCCTTCCCGCGGCGCTCGATGCGTCGCCCTCCCGAGAACGAAACGCATGA